The genomic DNA CTGGTCTATTGTAACTTTTAATGCTTACACTGTAACAATGTTAGtatatacaacaacaaacacacagaaaaacaaaaagtaatgattttgtttaaagaaaagacTAGATTTTTACAGTGAAAGTGATATGTGTTAGAAAGAAACAAGAtgatttccaaaaacaaatcctCTTGTTTGTTTACGAGGCCAATCTCCTGCAATGTCAAGCAACTTTGTTCTGCACCAAATGTCTGTCGTGGGAATGGTTTCACCTGTTATAACCACATGACATTAGTAATAGAGTTTCAATAAATTGGTGGTAAAAAAAACCAGAAGTATATGGTTCAGTGAAGGTACCAATCTGTAAGTATTACGCTTGATCAATCTACTAACGTCAATGAAGTCCAAAAGCGCCTGCAGTTGAAAACCATTATAAGCATACTGTGTTGTTGACAGGTGAACAGAAACGCATAAGAAAGTACCTGAAGATTGTGGGATTTCATGAACCGGCAGGCAAGGCGGTTTCCACTTGGCATACGTATGACAATGGGTGACAGTATTTTCATCATCCATGGCTGAATCTGGAGGCAATGATGCTTCTTTTTCAGTCAATTGCTTCTCAAGTTCCTTAATGACCACACAAAAAGGAGAAACATAAACACTTGAGTTCTGTTCTTCAACGGTGGGTACTGAATTGAGTTGAAATTAACATTAGAATCCaggtttttttaaataaccaaCCTGTTTCTCCCACATCCGGCGCTGAGCGTCTACTGAAGGCAAAGGCGTGTGAGGAGCCAGGGTTCCTGATCGGTATCTGCTTTCAGGAACTTGACCAATCATTGTTGCCTCTTGTAAAGTAGACCACTATAAGCACATCAAGGAAGCATATTATTAGCCAACATTAAGCTGATTAGAGTTATTCTGTTCCGTGTGGCACATAGAAATTAAGACAGGAGGATTTGTGAATGCCTCATCTAAATCAGAAGCATTGATCAGACGCGGAGCAGCAGGAAAACCTCTGGACATACTATCTTCATCATCGGGTTTACTGTGGTAGGATGTGTTTCTTGCTTCCACACTAGATTAACATGCAACGAAACACAACCAAAGAGTGTGAAGCTTTGCATggtagcaaaaacaaaaatcattacTCCAAAAGACACGAGTGAAAAAAGATATGGGCATACCCACTACTTGAATATCTCATCTGCCGTTGCTCTACATTGGATCCCTCATAACCTTCAGATCTTAATTCTCCAATCCTACTAGCTTTCTCACGCAACTGTTTCTCTTTCTCGGCTGTCTGCGATATTTCGAGTTAGATATGAACAAAGTAAACACAAAACGCACGGctagagaaaagaagaacaaacctCCAAGGACAGAGAGATAGCATGAGCAAGGTAGGGATCTTGTAGGTGAGACTTTCTATGTCCAGCAAGAGCGTCTTGTCCTCCCTATAGCAATCCCATTGCACAAGACACTTTGCTTAGATACTATGGATACTCGGTAGAATCTCTCAATCATAACTCCAAAAACTGAGCTATCTTTTTTCCTCAAAGCATAATACCTTTATTCCCTCTTCAAGATCATTGATGGCGTGTAGCGAAGTGTGGATGGGTGGTACACTTGGTGTATGTACATGACGTGCAAATGGCTCATATCCAAAAAACTCAGCTGCATCTTCCTCGAAACGAATTACcttcatttcttcttcaagacCATCAAATTCGTGAAGCAAAATGTTGCTGGGGAGAACTCTTGGTGTATGGCCACGGCGTCCAAATGCATCATACCTCATTTCTAATGGAGCTTCCACTAAATCTCGTGGCCCTGTTGTACGACCAACTAGATAGTTGCTAGAAATTGCGCTGAGATCATCAGCAAAAGAAATAATCCTTCTACTAGAATCAGTAAGGTGTTCCCTAGGAAAATTTTCTTCTTGTACTGGTGGAATCGACTCGTCTTCAGACTCTGGACTAGAACATCCACTCGCACTAGCCAAGAacgaaacaaataaacaaagattTCAAAAGCAATCTTATTGTGATCACTACATCAATAAGATCCAGAGATATACAAGAAAGCTTCAAAAGTGTTAAAGGTGATTACATGTTTGCACAATCTTCTAAACGGTAATGCGCATCAAGAGCTGCATTGAGATTCCCTCCACTTTGCTgatcacaaaaaccaaaaacaaaaaaactcacagAAATCAGAAATCTTGGACTCAGTTACGTTAACCCAATTGAAAGAAAGCTACGATTCCGTAACTCCCAGAAAACCCCAATTGAGAGAAACTCCGATTCCGTAAAACcccaaaaaaccctaattaaggAACAATCGAAAGAAAGCTCCGATTTCGTAAATCCCAGAAAACCCCCATTGGGAGAAAACTCCGATTCCGTAAAtccccaaaaaccctaattaaagaACAATCGATGAATGAGGAGAAATAGAGAAATGAACCAGGATTTTATGAGCAGCATATTCTTCTTCAGTGCGTCTGATTCTCGCGAAGGTAAGGATCATCAGTGAATCAAGACTCGCCATTGATGAACCAGCGAAgatatcttcttcctccatcttgggaagagagagaaacagagagggAGTGAAATACAACGGGTACTTTTATTCGCAATCTgtgatatgtaaaaaaaaactaatgggCTTTATTAACGAATTTAATGGGCTTTTTAATAAAGACCTAATATGGGGATAGCCGGAGGGGTAAACCGAACACCAAAACGAAATATttaaaccaaaaccgaaccggAATTTATTTGAAGATTCTTAGAGATATATTTTAGAATCAAATGGTAATGAATTCAtgacttttttatatatatctaaacatcttaatatacagattttttttcttttcatttattaatatttgaactttttgggtttaacatattataaatttgCCTTTATgtgtttacataaatattttatcctatatttatcttgattttacaattttttcttttttgaatatgaatatccataaatattttgtttatacaaatttaatagaaaaattaatacttttatctttttacaaattattaaaaactttaaagttGGCAGATTGATTGTCTCTAAAAAAACTTCTCAACACATTAGACATGTTATATCACAATTTGTGAATCGTGATTCTCTGCTACATAAAATGTTTCAATTTTGTAGATCTTAGAATCTACTTTTCTAAAACTTTTGGGAAATTGATTATGGTGAATACACTTTGATATATTTGTTGAACTTGCTAATCAAGTGTTATATATGTGTACATAAGGGTGTGTGTACTGAACCCCTTACGCATCATCACGATTCTCTCTAGCTTGCTCTTATTCTTATTAGTAAAAACtagtataaaataatactaactttgttattaagttttttttctttcttcgtATGGACACTTTATTTAAGGAGATAAACTCTAAAGCTAATAAAGCTAGGACGAATGTGGACTATTTTTATACAGCTTACATGAAAGCCACTAACTCGGATTTGGCAGATGAAGCATTCTTAACCGTTACTAATCCGATCATCTCACATATGGGGAATATCATCAATACAACAAAACACATTGCATATTGCTTACAAGTTCTACGAAACACAAATTCAGGCCTAAATTTTCTTCGAAATCTTAATGCGATCGATGAGATGGCAGTTGATGTTTGGGAAAAATCAAAAGTTGCACTGAATGTAATGCGGAAAGCAATTATTgatgcaaaagagagaaaaaaaaaagcaagagaaGAAGCAATAAAAGAAGATGAAGCGCAAAAACGAGCAAGACATGAAGAAAGCAAGGAACGAACCAAGAGAGTGCAGTTTACACTACTATCGTAGTTGAGTTAATATGCATACTAGTATTTAGCAAAGCAAAGCATGATATATGTTCCCAATGTTAGcttcaaaactaaaaacatttgattgttttttttaagaaagaaagacatattAAAACCCccattaaaaaatcataatatatgaaaaatgattatttatttttacattgaAGAGTTGTTCTTCAAACAAACACCAAACGAAACCGaaatacatcaaaccaaaccgaaacaaaGAAGTGCATCAAACCGAAACATAGAAGTGCATCAAGCGAAAGCCAAAACCGAAatacattaaataaaatattagatgcaTGCAATCCTCGGAAGAATTATAATAGAttgaaaaaatgttttgaaaaaaaaaatgaaaaaacagaacagaaatagaagaaaTACATTAAGCTAACCAAAATCAGACCGAATCATAAAACCGATCGAACCGGAATCAAACAGTTAACCAGATTGGTGACCCTTCCCTAAAGCCTAAAAAACGATACGCCGTCGTTTTGGTCTGAGTCGTTCTCTTCACTcgccggagagagagagagagagtgaagaagaaagaaaagacgACGGAGAGAAATGGCGGAGGAGCAGAATAAGAAGCCATGCCGATTCTGGATTTGGGCCTCAGCTTCCGTAGTTTTCCGATTAATCTTGATCTCCTTCCCGGgaaatctcaatctctcttcacGTCCGGAGGTCTCTACTCCTCTCACCAGCATTCGCCGCCGtattaactctctctctctctctctctctgactcaTTCCTCATTATCTCTCTAAGATTTCGAATTCAGCTCACATTTCTTCCTTTTGTGTGTGAAATTTTCAGTTGCTGAAGGTTATTGGTTGAAGCAGGCGTCGATGTCACCATACGCAGGTCTATCTTTTAAGATTTTGATCCTCTGTAGTTTTGGATTCTAAAATCTATTGGAAGCTGAGATTTTTTTACTTGTGGTATGAGCAGGATCAATGTATCATGGCTCACCATTGCTGCTCTCGGTTCTTGGACCTCTCACGGTTCAGAGGTAGTGACTGTAATCGATTTTCGATTATTAGGTTTTGTGATTTGTTGAACTTGAACCATATCAAGACATGATTTTTTGTTCCTTTCGAGGTTAATTGGATAACAAGTTTGGGTTTTTGCAGGATTAAAGGGCAACCAAGTCATCTCCTGTGCAGGTACTTTTCGATGTCCCTACAATTCTGTGATCACATGTTGTTTCTTGATTCTCAGATTTGAAGTAGTTTAAAATCTTAGGTAGGATAGATTGTGAGTATAGATCTTGGTAAGCTATTTCTCTATGAGGCCAAGCGATGTGAATATGGAAAAGAGATGATCTTTCAATGTTTTACAATTCATCAAGAGCTTCATAGGCATGAGTTTGATACCAACATTCTCTTGGGGTACAGCTTGGTCTTTGTTATTGCAGATATATTAAGTGCAATGCTTCTTCGAGGTATTGGTCAGAAACTCCAGATGGCTTATGGATTGAATGCGAGGCTACTTGGCTTTTTTATGGATAAAGGTAAAGTTAAGTCATTTTTGAATTCAATGTATCATCTATCTTATTTTTTACAGTCTTAGTTTCTTTCTGCGCATTGAGACTGGAGTAGAGagtaattctcttttttttttttcaactgtaACTATTTACTTGAAGACGAAGATTGATCTCTCCCTTTTTCGTTGTCTTCTCAGTGATCCTACCTTGTGGTGATATTGCTGCTCTTGTGTATTTTTGGAATCCATTTACGATAGTTTCTTGTGTGGGTTTATCAACTTCTCCAATTGAAAACCTGGCCGTCATACTGGCGCTTTTTGGAGCAGTTACTCgtaagaagatgatgatatttGCATATTGATATTTTTCAATCGTTTCTTGACATTCTATAACCGATGTTTTCTACCTATGCAGGACGAGTTCCTCTGGCTGCATTTGGCTTCGTCATGGCCACACATTTATCTCTTTACCCTGCCACTCTTGCAATACCAGTATGTAtcatttcttgttttatttatttcacgGTTCTCAAATTAAACAGATTATAATTGCTCTTGTGTATTTGGCACAGATAATTATTATATTGAGATATGGTTTGGATGCTCCTCCTATAAAATTGTTCCTTCAGACCAGAAGTGTAGAAAATGAGAAGAGTTCAACCTCTACTGTTTCTAAGCAAGCCAAGTCGAAACAAACTACGCACCTTCCGTTCTTATGGAAAACA from Camelina sativa cultivar DH55 chromosome 7, Cs, whole genome shotgun sequence includes the following:
- the LOC104703927 gene encoding uncharacterized protein LOC104703927 — protein: MDTLFKEINSKANKARTNVDYFYTAYMKATNSDLADEAFLTVTNPIISHMGNIINTTKHIAYCLQVLRNTNSGLNFLRNLNAIDEMAVDVWEKSKVALNVMRKAIIDAKERKKKAREEAIKEDEAQKRARHEESKERTKRVQFTLLS
- the LOC104703926 gene encoding uncharacterized protein LOC104703926 — its product is MEEEDIFAGSSMASLDSLMILTFARIRRTEEEYAAHKILQSGGNLNAALDAHYRLEDCANIASGCSSPESEDESIPPVQEENFPREHLTDSSRRIISFADDLSAISSNYLVGRTTGPRDLVEAPLEMRYDAFGRRGHTPRVLPSNILLHEFDGLEEEMKVIRFEEDAAEFFGYEPFARHVHTPSVPPIHTSLHAINDLEEGIKGGQDALAGHRKSHLQDPYLAHAISLSLETAEKEKQLREKASRIGELRSEGYEGSNVEQRQMRYSSSGVEARNTSYHSKPDDEDSMSRGFPAAPRLINASDLDEWSTLQEATMIGQVPESRYRSGTLAPHTPLPSVDAQRRMWEKQELEKQLTEKEASLPPDSAMDDENTVTHCHTYAKWKPPCLPVHEIPQSSGAFGLH
- the LOC104703928 gene encoding phosphatidylinositol glycan anchor biosynthesis class U protein-like isoform X1; this encodes MAEEQNKKPCRFWIWASASVVFRLILISFPGNLNLSSRPEVSTPLTSIRRLAEGYWLKQASMSPYAGSMYHGSPLLLSVLGPLTVQRIKGQPSHLLCSLVFVIADILSAMLLRGIGQKLQMAYGLNARLLGFFMDKVILPCGDIAALVYFWNPFTIVSCVGLSTSPIENLAVILALFGAVTRRVPLAAFGFVMATHLSLYPATLAIPIIIILRYGLDAPPIKLFLQTRSVENEKSSTSTVSKQAKSKQTTHLPFLWKTVAHFLFWVLLWSLYVLVLCALSLNKYGGLEEMFKRTYGFILSIEDLSPNIGVFWYFFAEVFDFFRNFFLIVFHVNVLFMLLPLVIRLKHRPCFLAFVYLAISSILKSYPSVGDSALYLSLWALFVNELVDMKFSFFLFCGYLGISLLSPVMHNLWIWRGTGNANFYFGNAIGYACFQIVFVVESVSAMLNHDRALRRSSSNHGEVKS